The following proteins are encoded in a genomic region of Dyadobacter sp. UC 10:
- the xylA gene encoding xylose isomerase, which yields MSILLGEQEYFKGVGKIAFEGPETDNPLAYRWYDENRIIAGKSMKDHLRFAVAYWHTFCGSGLDPFGGPTLFYPWDKKADAVDRAKDKADAAFELITKLGLPYYCFHDLDVVDYEDDVKTNEKRLQTLTAYLGQKQKESGVKLLWGTANLFGHHRYMNGASTNPDFAVVAHAGAQVKMALDATIALGGENYVFWGGREGYMTLLNTDMKREQEHFAQMLKISVAYARANGFKGKFFIEPKPCEPTKHQYDYDAATVIGFLRQHDLLNDFALNLEVNHATLAGHTFEHELQVAADAGILGSIDANRGDYQNGWDTDQFPNDLAEWTKALLVILKAGGLQGGGINFDAKRRRNSTDMEDVFHAHIGGVDTVARALVIADKIIQNGEYDKIRTDRYASFDGGKGADFEKGALKLEDLFNIAAAGGEPAITSGRQEYLENLINRFI from the coding sequence ATGAGCATCTTACTCGGAGAACAGGAGTACTTTAAAGGAGTCGGGAAAATCGCTTTTGAAGGACCCGAAACAGATAACCCGTTGGCATATCGCTGGTATGATGAAAACCGCATCATCGCTGGAAAAAGCATGAAAGACCATTTGCGGTTCGCTGTTGCTTACTGGCATACCTTCTGCGGATCAGGTCTGGATCCTTTCGGCGGACCAACTCTTTTCTATCCCTGGGATAAAAAAGCGGATGCAGTTGATCGCGCAAAGGACAAAGCTGACGCAGCATTTGAACTGATCACCAAATTAGGCTTGCCATACTATTGTTTCCACGATCTGGACGTGGTCGATTATGAAGATGACGTTAAGACAAATGAAAAACGCCTGCAAACACTGACCGCATACCTTGGCCAGAAACAAAAGGAATCAGGCGTAAAATTGCTTTGGGGAACCGCTAACCTGTTTGGCCACCACCGTTATATGAACGGCGCGTCAACCAATCCGGACTTTGCAGTAGTGGCGCATGCAGGAGCCCAGGTGAAAATGGCATTGGATGCTACAATTGCTCTGGGTGGTGAAAATTACGTGTTCTGGGGAGGCCGCGAGGGATATATGACACTCCTGAATACTGACATGAAAAGAGAGCAGGAGCACTTTGCGCAAATGCTTAAAATCTCTGTTGCTTATGCGCGTGCGAATGGTTTCAAAGGCAAATTCTTTATCGAACCAAAACCTTGCGAACCTACCAAGCATCAATATGACTACGATGCGGCAACTGTGATCGGTTTCCTTCGCCAGCATGATCTGTTGAATGATTTCGCGTTAAACCTGGAAGTAAACCACGCAACGCTGGCGGGACATACATTTGAACACGAGTTACAGGTGGCAGCAGACGCCGGCATCCTGGGGTCAATCGACGCGAATCGCGGAGATTACCAGAATGGCTGGGATACCGACCAGTTCCCGAACGATCTGGCAGAATGGACAAAAGCATTGCTTGTCATCCTGAAAGCAGGTGGCTTGCAAGGCGGAGGGATCAATTTCGATGCAAAACGTCGCCGCAACTCAACTGACATGGAAGATGTATTCCACGCGCACATCGGTGGCGTCGACACGGTTGCAAGAGCGCTTGTTATAGCCGACAAAATCATCCAAAACGGAGAGTATGACAAAATCCGGACAGACAGATATGCGAGCTTTGACGGCGGAAAAGGCGCTGATTTCGAGAAGGGCGCATTGAAACTGGAAGACCTCTTCAACATCGCCGCAGCCGGCGGTGAGCCTGCAATCACTTCGGGCAGACAGGAATATCTGGAAAATCTGATCAATCGCTTTATTTAA
- a CDS encoding GMC oxidoreductase, with the protein MANFNIDSKKDRTYDAIVIGSGISGGWSAKELTEKGLKTLVLERGRDVQHIKDYPTTNMMPWEFPHREKLPKEITDANPIASRCYNFKESSAHFFVKDNEHPYVQEKPFDWLRGYQVGGKSLLWARQTQRWSKYDFEGPARDKFAVEWPISYDDIAPWYSHVEKFAGITGNKDGLDSLPDGEFLKPHELNCVEKYFKEQVSKQYKDRHIIIGRAAHITDPQQIHLDQGRAKCQHRTICERGCPFGGYFSSNSSTIPWAMKTGNLTLRPHSVVHSIIYDDKKQKASGVRVIDATTNQMMEFYADIIFVNAAALNTNLVLMNSTSSRFPNGLGNDSGVLGKYVAFHNYRASVSGEYEGFLDSTTDGRRPNGGYIPRFRNVYKQETDFLRGYAAGFSAYRQTSNDRSGLGESLKEGLQSTRYGNWGVGSHMMGETIPKESNYVALDKTQKDAWGIPLLNISVDYDDNDEKMIKDYVEQVSEMFTNAGFKNVKAHDGKRNPGNDIHEMGGVRMGKDPKTSLLNKWNQLHTCKNVFVTDGACMTSTSTQNPSLTYMALSARAVDYAVKQMKAKNL; encoded by the coding sequence ATGGCAAATTTTAATATAGATAGCAAAAAAGACCGGACTTATGATGCGATTGTGATCGGGTCGGGTATTAGTGGCGGCTGGTCGGCCAAAGAATTAACCGAAAAGGGATTGAAAACGCTCGTTCTGGAACGGGGCCGGGATGTGCAGCATATCAAGGATTATCCAACCACGAATATGATGCCCTGGGAATTTCCGCACCGCGAAAAGCTTCCGAAAGAAATTACGGACGCCAATCCGATTGCGAGCAGGTGTTATAATTTCAAGGAATCGTCTGCACATTTTTTTGTAAAAGATAATGAGCATCCCTATGTGCAGGAAAAGCCTTTTGACTGGTTGCGCGGCTACCAGGTTGGGGGCAAATCTCTGTTGTGGGCCAGACAAACGCAGCGTTGGAGCAAATATGATTTTGAAGGTCCTGCACGTGACAAATTTGCAGTTGAATGGCCAATCAGTTACGATGACATTGCTCCCTGGTATAGCCACGTTGAAAAGTTTGCCGGTATTACCGGTAACAAAGACGGACTCGACTCGCTGCCGGATGGTGAGTTTCTCAAGCCGCATGAGCTTAACTGTGTCGAAAAGTACTTTAAAGAGCAGGTTTCCAAACAATACAAAGACCGCCACATTATCATTGGCCGGGCAGCGCATATTACCGACCCGCAGCAAATTCACCTTGATCAGGGGCGGGCCAAATGCCAGCACAGGACTATCTGTGAACGCGGCTGTCCTTTTGGCGGATATTTCAGCAGTAATTCGTCCACAATTCCCTGGGCAATGAAAACCGGAAATCTGACGCTGAGACCGCATTCTGTGGTGCATTCAATTATCTACGACGACAAAAAACAAAAAGCTTCCGGGGTAAGAGTGATCGATGCGACCACGAACCAGATGATGGAGTTTTATGCTGATATCATTTTTGTGAATGCAGCTGCATTGAATACCAATCTCGTGCTAATGAACTCCACATCCAGCCGTTTTCCGAATGGCCTGGGAAATGACAGTGGAGTTTTGGGCAAATATGTAGCTTTCCACAACTACCGCGCGAGTGTCTCAGGCGAATATGAGGGATTCCTTGATTCAACGACGGACGGGCGCAGGCCGAACGGAGGGTACATTCCGCGTTTTCGAAATGTTTATAAACAGGAGACTGACTTTTTAAGAGGATATGCAGCAGGTTTCTCTGCATACCGCCAGACTTCCAATGACAGGAGCGGGCTTGGCGAGTCTTTGAAAGAGGGGCTGCAAAGCACCAGATATGGTAACTGGGGTGTAGGTTCTCACATGATGGGCGAAACGATTCCGAAGGAAAGTAATTACGTCGCACTTGACAAAACACAAAAAGATGCCTGGGGTATTCCTCTGCTGAATATTTCTGTGGATTACGACGATAATGACGAAAAAATGATCAAGGATTATGTGGAGCAGGTAAGTGAAATGTTTACTAACGCAGGTTTCAAGAATGTGAAAGCACATGATGGCAAGCGGAACCCCGGTAATGATATTCATGAAATGGGCGGTGTACGCATGGGTAAAGACCCTAAAACATCGTTACTGAACAAATGGAATCAATTACATACCTGTAAAAACGTATTCGTGACGGATGGTGCATGCATGACTTCCACTTCTACACAAAACCCTTCGCTTACTTATATGGCACTGTCCGCAAGGGCGGTAGACTATGCTGTAAAGCAAATGAAAGCGAAGAATTTGTAA
- a CDS encoding gluconate 2-dehydrogenase subunit 3 family protein, which translates to MERRIALKSMALAVGALANLPAWASGWTKESVVQTGFLSADQAKNLTAIVETMIPKTDTPGAGELGVSDFVQKMVKDCYDSKTQTGFASGISNLDEQSVQKFGKSFADSSKDQRLQLLKEFEASSDPTQKGFFSLTKNLTIQGYMTSEYVMTNITHYEMVPARYHGCVPVKK; encoded by the coding sequence ATGGAAAGGCGCATAGCTTTAAAAAGCATGGCGTTGGCTGTGGGTGCTCTGGCAAATTTGCCGGCATGGGCCTCGGGCTGGACGAAGGAATCGGTAGTCCAGACGGGCTTCCTGTCCGCAGATCAGGCGAAAAACCTGACTGCTATCGTGGAAACGATGATACCTAAAACCGATACACCCGGCGCGGGAGAATTGGGTGTTTCCGATTTTGTGCAAAAGATGGTGAAGGATTGCTACGATTCTAAAACGCAGACCGGCTTTGCCAGCGGCATTTCGAACCTTGACGAGCAAAGTGTGCAAAAGTTTGGCAAATCTTTCGCCGATAGCAGCAAAGACCAGCGTTTGCAATTACTGAAAGAGTTCGAAGCAAGCAGTGACCCGACCCAAAAAGGGTTTTTCAGTTTGACCAAAAACCTGACGATTCAGGGATATATGACCTCCGAATACGTGATGACAAATATTACCCACTACGAAATGGTACCCGCTCGTTATCACGGCTGTGTCCCGGTAAAAAAATAA
- a CDS encoding MFS transporter, producing the protein MNSVTQAPRSDASHLFSAPVIVAALGYFVDIYDLLLFGIVRIPSLVALGLTEAEISITGASILNWQMTGLLLGGILWGVLGDKKGRLSVLFGSIITYSLANIACGFVQDADVYKVLRFIAGVGLAGELGAGITLVSEILPKHLRAIGTSLVAGIGLLGAVVAYFTVEFFDWRYAYFIGGGLGISLLLLRIGVFESGIFKDIKDQKQVEKGNFFALFTNRDRLFRYLRCIGIGLPTWFVIGILATFSNEFGRALGIQEGIKPGLSIMWCYVGLSIGDLASGFISHWLESRKKAVLYLMIFTLVGSLVYLYAGIKSPAYFYAAAGFLGFGIGYWAMFVTIGAEQFGTNLRATAATTVPNMVRGTVVLMTTLFASFKESFSVINSGALVGVICFAIGIYCILTVPETHGRDLDFLEE; encoded by the coding sequence ATGAATTCTGTTACCCAGGCACCTCGTTCAGATGCTTCCCACCTTTTTAGTGCACCCGTTATTGTTGCAGCGCTCGGTTACTTTGTCGATATCTACGATTTGCTTCTTTTCGGGATTGTACGCATTCCCAGTCTGGTTGCGCTCGGGCTTACCGAGGCCGAAATTTCAATCACCGGTGCCAGTATTTTGAACTGGCAAATGACGGGATTGCTCTTAGGAGGAATTTTGTGGGGTGTTTTGGGAGATAAAAAAGGCAGGCTTTCCGTTCTCTTCGGCTCCATTATTACTTATTCGCTTGCCAATATTGCCTGTGGCTTTGTGCAGGATGCAGATGTATACAAAGTTTTGCGTTTTATAGCCGGTGTGGGTCTGGCAGGAGAGTTGGGGGCTGGTATTACGCTGGTTTCTGAGATCCTGCCCAAGCATTTGCGTGCGATCGGTACGTCACTGGTAGCCGGTATCGGTCTTCTCGGCGCGGTAGTAGCCTACTTTACGGTCGAGTTTTTCGATTGGCGATATGCTTACTTCATAGGTGGCGGTTTGGGGATTTCGCTGCTTTTACTTCGGATCGGTGTTTTCGAATCAGGGATTTTCAAAGATATCAAAGATCAGAAACAGGTTGAAAAAGGCAATTTCTTTGCCCTGTTTACAAATCGCGACCGCCTTTTCAGGTACCTCAGATGCATAGGGATTGGCTTGCCAACCTGGTTTGTGATCGGCATCCTGGCGACTTTCAGTAATGAGTTCGGGCGGGCACTGGGCATTCAGGAGGGAATCAAGCCGGGATTGTCTATTATGTGGTGCTATGTTGGACTTTCTATTGGTGATCTGGCGAGTGGTTTTATCAGTCACTGGCTCGAATCGCGTAAGAAAGCTGTATTGTACCTGATGATTTTTACGTTAGTAGGAAGCCTCGTCTATCTGTACGCAGGAATCAAATCGCCTGCTTATTTTTATGCGGCAGCTGGTTTTCTTGGTTTTGGTATTGGCTACTGGGCGATGTTTGTAACCATCGGGGCAGAGCAGTTCGGTACCAACCTGAGAGCAACGGCGGCCACGACCGTACCCAATATGGTTCGTGGAACTGTGGTGTTAATGACGACTTTATTTGCTAGTTTTAAAGAGTCTTTTTCAGTGATCAATTCAGGCGCGCTCGTAGGGGTAATCTGTTTTGCAATAGGTATTTACTGCATTTTAACAGTGCCTGAAACACACGGCAGGGATTTAGACTTTTTAGAAGAATAG
- a CDS encoding lipocalin-like domain-containing protein: MKMLPLKKLTSLFLSVMLLAAAVSCKKDKDDPTPGGNGNGVEGSWKISAITVDPAQNGITDYLAFLEAMAENNCISQTTFNFKGNGTLSGTVPAGCTMEDSPIEEDAGWKVVGNKIQLIDGSDIEDYDLELKGNEMRWSYTETEDGEPYKITLVFKKA; encoded by the coding sequence ATGAAAATGTTACCCTTGAAAAAATTGACCAGTCTTTTTCTCTCTGTCATGTTGCTGGCGGCAGCTGTATCCTGTAAAAAAGACAAAGACGACCCTACTCCCGGCGGCAACGGAAATGGTGTGGAAGGATCCTGGAAAATATCCGCGATCACTGTAGATCCTGCACAGAATGGAATTACTGATTATCTGGCTTTTTTAGAAGCAATGGCAGAAAACAATTGTATTTCACAAACTACTTTCAACTTTAAAGGCAACGGTACTCTTTCAGGAACTGTTCCGGCTGGCTGTACGATGGAAGATTCTCCTATTGAGGAGGATGCAGGCTGGAAAGTAGTTGGGAACAAGATCCAACTGATCGACGGAAGCGACATTGAGGACTATGACCTGGAACTGAAAGGCAACGAAATGAGATGGTCCTATACAGAAACGGAGGATGGCGAACCTTATAAGATAACACTGGTATTTAAGAAAGCATAA